Proteins co-encoded in one Medicago truncatula cultivar Jemalong A17 chromosome 8, MtrunA17r5.0-ANR, whole genome shotgun sequence genomic window:
- the LOC25502413 gene encoding uncharacterized protein, which translates to MVQEGGAYQLENAMVGFNESPYKVTSHKHKLSMMHNSTFTKVHSPAIPMNVFEFKPFNEILSSTVEEVSTDVIGHVIERGDIRETEKDGRKNRVIDLTLEDLENNRLHCSLWGEHADKIVTFFGNHDNDTPTILILQFCKTRMYLGAMGVANAFNGTKLILNGDFPDVAAYMTQ; encoded by the exons ATGGTTCAAGAAGGGGGTGCATATCAGCTTGAAAATGCAATGGTAGGTTTTAATGAAAGTCCTTATAAGGTAACTTCACACAAACATAAGCTTAGTATGATGCACAATTCAACTTTTACCAAAGTACACTCGCCTGCTATCCCTATGAACGTTTTTGAGTTCAAGCCATTCAATGAAATTCTCTCTTCAACTGTCGAGGAAGTATCTACGG ATGTTATTGGTCATGTAATTGAAAGAGGTGATATAAGGGAAACTGAAAAGGACGGAAGGAAAAACAGGGTTATTGATCTCACTTTAGAAGATCTTGA aAACAACCGCTTGCATTGCTCTCTTTGGGGTGAACATGCAGACAAAATTGTGACCTTTTTTGGCAACCATGACAACGACACACCTACTATATTGATATTGCAGTTTTGCAAGACACGCATGTATTTAG gtgctaTGGGAGTTGCTAATGCCTTTAATGGGACTAAGCTGATACTTAATGGCGATTTTCCTGATGTCGCTGCGTACATGACACAGTAa